The DNA region ACTTAGATAAAATAAAAGAAAAATAGGAGGATTTTTATTATATGAACACAGTAGAAAAATTATTAAATATGGATGCAGGTAAATTAAAAATGCCATCTAGCACATTTGAATTATATTGTAAAAAACTAGATGATACTTTAGAGATAGAGTGTAAGGCTATTGATCCAGAACGTTTTGACGAAATAAGAATGAACTCGATGGATGTTAATAGCGGAGATGTAGAAAACATTAACATATATGAACTTAAAGTAAATACAATATTAGAATCATGCCCAATATTTAGTAATATGGAATTAGTTAAAAAATTTAGCGCAATTACACCTAAAGAATTGGTTAAAAAGCTACTACTTAGTGGGGAAATAGATAAATTATATGAGGAAGTTAATAAAGTAAATGGCATAGATACTAAGGGCGATAAAAAAAGACAAAAAGAAAGAGCTAAAGATATAAAAAACTAATTAAAACGGATGGAGAAGTTAACTTAATGTACTTATTATTTAAGTATAAAGGTATAATGCCATCCGTTTCTTATCGCATGTTAAAAGGCGAAAAAGAAATTACTAGTATCTTCATGGATCAAGAATTGGATGAGAGAAAAGAAGAAATGAAGGCTGGCGCTGGAAGGTGGTTTTAATACATGAGTGATGGTACAAGAGTTTTACAAGCAATTATAAGAATGAGAGATGAAGCTAGTGCAACTTTAAGAAGAGTTGCGGCAAATACAAGATCTCTGCATGACTCAACTTCTAACGCCTCTAAGGCTTTAAATAATGTCCAAAACAATTTAAAAAATGTTGGTTCTACCGCTTTAAAAACAGGTAGTGCTATAGCTGCTGTGTCTGGTGGGATACTCGCTTTAAGTGCAAAATCTGCAATAGAATTCGAAAGTGCTTTTGCAGGAGTTAAAAAGACTGTAAATGCAAGTGATGCAGATATTAATACGTTTAAGAAAAATATCATGGATTTATCTAAAAATATGCCACAAACGGCAGTTGAGATTAGTGCTGTCGGAGAAGCAGCAGGACAATTAGGTATTAAAGTCGGCAAAAATGCATCTAATATTACAAATTTTACAAAAACAATGGTTATGCTTGGAGATGCAACAAACATGTCGTCTGATGAAGCAGCTACAGCATTAGCTAGATTTGCAAACATTGTTCAAATGCCACAAAAAAACTTTGATAGACTTGGAGCAACGATAGTTCAACTTGGAAATAACCTAGCAACTACAGAAAGCGAAATTGTTGAAATGGCTCTTAGACTTGCTGGTTCTGGAAAACAAGTTGGGATGTCTGAGGCGCAAATAATGTCTTTCGCTGGTGCATTAAGTTCAGTTGGTATAAAAGCAGAGGCAGGAGGTTCTGCTTTTTCTAAGGTTATGCAACAAATGCAATTATCATGCGAAATGGGAGGAAGTAAATTAAATAACTTTGCAAAAGTTGCTGGCATGAGTGCATCAAAATTTAAAGAGTCGTTTCAAAAAGATGCTGCTGGAGCAATTATATCATTTGTCAAAGGACTTGGAGATGCAAAAAAACATGGAAATAGTGCTATAAAAATGTTAAATAAGATGGGAATAACTGAAATAGGCATGACTGATGCATTGCTTAGAGCAAGTGGAGCAGGTGATCTATTTAACAACGCTATTCAACTTGGAAATGACGCTTGGAAAGAGAATGTAGCACTAACAAATGAAGCAAATCAAAGATATTCAACGACAGAATCGCAGCTTAAGATGATGAAAAATCAGATTACTCAAGTAGCAATAATTATAGGGAATAATTTATTACCTTTTATAAGAAGTGCAGTCCAAGTTGTATCTAATATGGCTAATGCTTTCTCTAACTTGCCTCCAGCCTTCCAATCAACTGTAACAGGTATATTGTTAGCTGTTACAACATTTGGCTTGTTGTTGGCTACTGTAGGGATTGTAAGTCTTGTTATTTCTAAAGCAGCAGGCTTATTCGCTTTCTTTATACCTATAATATTAAGAACAAAAGTTGCATTTAGAGCCTTTGTAATTGGAATGAAACCATTAAGTGCAGTATTTTTAGCTGTAATGGGTCCTATGGGTTGGACTATAGCAGCTGTAATAGCATTATCAGTAGCCTTTACTGTTGCTTATGCTAAATCTGAAGTATTTAGAAATAAAGTTAATTCATTAGTAAAATCATTTACAGAATTCGCAAA from Clostridioides difficile ATCC 9689 = DSM 1296 includes:
- a CDS encoding phage tail assembly chaperone, producing the protein MNTVEKLLNMDAGKLKMPSSTFELYCKKLDDTLEIECKAIDPERFDEIRMNSMDVNSGDVENINIYELKVNTILESCPIFSNMELVKKFSAITPKELVKKLLLSGEIDKLYEEVNKVNGIDTKGDKKRQKERAKDIKN